The sequence below is a genomic window from Fuerstiella sp..
GGTCGGTCAACTGCTTGATGTAAAACTGATTGACGGCATCCCTTCACTTTATCGACTGAACACCAGGCAGGACGATCTGCTGCAAGTGGAGCGAATGGCACAAAAATCGGTCGATCGACTGCTGAGAGGTATCAATGATTCCAGATCACGTCCGCTGTGGCGACTGCTGACAGGATTGAATATTCGTCATGTGGGTCAAAGCAACGCACAGGTACTTGAGTCGGCCTTTGGCACAATCCACACCATTGCCGAACAATCGGTCGAAAAACTGGCTGCCGTCGATGAAATTGGCCCGATCATCGCTGCATCCGTGCATACATTCTTCGCTTCTGATTACGGCAGTCGACTGGTTGCAGAACTCACCGACCTGGGCCTTAATCTCGGCACAGCGGTCGTTTCCGGGAACCGAGACGGAGCGGAACAGGCTCTCAGCGGCAGTACGGTGGTTATCACAGGAACACTTTCGCATCTTTCCCGTGACGAAGCAAAACAACTGGTTCGTGATCACGGGGGAAAGACTTCCGGCAGTGTATCCCGGAAAACAGACATTGTTGTCGCGGGAGAAAAAGCCGGCAGCAAACTGACCAAAGCCCGTGATCTTGGAATCGAAGTCCTGACAGAACAGGAATTCCTCACCCGGCTTGGTATACAGAGATAGACGTCACCGGTCGATTCCGTGACCTCCTCCGATTGTGACGGACAGATGATCGCAGGGACGATAAACTTTCCCGTCGTTCTGAAATTTCGGTTGTGAGCAAATGCTGATTCAGCAGTGTGCGCTCGCTGATTTTGTCCAGGTGATGAAGTGTCGACAGCTACACTCCTCGTTATTCATGGCCCCAATCAGGGTACCCGGTACTCGGTGGAACCTGAACAAACCGAAACGACAATTGGTCGAAGTGTCGGTTGTGACATTCGACTGGACGACCATGAAGTATCGCGCCGGCATGTGATGGTCTGCTATGACGGCGTCTCCTTTCAGATTCAGGATCTGAACAGCGCAAATGGCACAAGACTCAACTCTCGGTTCATTGAAACATCTCCGCTTACCCACGGTGACACCATTCGCATTGGCGCTTCCCTGATTAGTTTTCAGCTGTCCGATCCGTTGGTTGCAGCCCGGGACTCGGCTCAACAGGTACTGCTGATTGACGACACAGCAGATCAACAGCATTCGGCGATTGTCAAATCAGTGGCCGTCCCTCCTGCATCAGCGATGACCGTTCACCATGTACCGATTCAGGACTCACGCCTGATGTATCGTGTCGCGGAAGAACTCGTTCGACCGACTCATTCGCAGCAAACACTACTCAATGAAATCTTGAAGCTGGTTCTGTCAGCCGTCGGAGCAGATCGCGGGTGTTTTCTGCTGCGGAAATCAGACGGCACCCTGAACCCCGCTGCTTATCAGCAACGCCTGGATCAGGAAGAGGCCTCACCGCAGATACAGGTATCGCATTCCATCACCGGCTATGTGATCAATAACGGCCAGGCAGTTCGCACATCGGATGCAACAAAGGATACTCGATTTGGCGGGCTCAGTATTGCCGCAGACGGTGTGCATGAAGTGATCTGCGCACCTTTGCGGGGACATGAGGAATTGCTGGGGGTCCTTTACATCGACACAAAGAATCACGACGTTGTTCCAGGATTTGCAACGGCCAGTCGACTGACCGACGACCACTTAACGGCAGTATTGGCGGTTGCACGACAGTCTGCGTTAGCCGTGGAGGCTCGACAGTTTCACGACGCATTTCTCCAGGCAGAACGATTTGCCACGATGGGGCGGACCGTAGCGGTATTGAGTCATCACATCCGAAATATCCTTCAGGGGATCAAGGGTGGTGGATACCTGATTGCCAAGGGGCTGGAGGACGACCAAAAAGAAATGGCCATAGAAGGCTGGTCGGTTGTTGAGCGAAACCAGAACCGAATTTTTGAACTGGTGACAGACATGCTGTCGTTTAGTCGGGACCGCATTCCGCAACTGCAGGTCGCAAATCTTAACGCCGTATGTGCAGAGGTCAGTGAACTCGCTTCGCTGCGGGCCGGAGAGTCCGAAACTGAGTTTATGTTTAAACCGGATACCGACATTCCGCCCGCAGCATTCGACCCGGAA
It includes:
- a CDS encoding ATP-binding protein yields the protein MSTATLLVIHGPNQGTRYSVEPEQTETTIGRSVGCDIRLDDHEVSRRHVMVCYDGVSFQIQDLNSANGTRLNSRFIETSPLTHGDTIRIGASLISFQLSDPLVAARDSAQQVLLIDDTADQQHSAIVKSVAVPPASAMTVHHVPIQDSRLMYRVAEELVRPTHSQQTLLNEILKLVLSAVGADRGCFLLRKSDGTLNPAAYQQRLDQEEASPQIQVSHSITGYVINNGQAVRTSDATKDTRFGGLSIAADGVHEVICAPLRGHEELLGVLYIDTKNHDVVPGFATASRLTDDHLTAVLAVARQSALAVEARQFHDAFLQAERFATMGRTVAVLSHHIRNILQGIKGGGYLIAKGLEDDQKEMAIEGWSVVERNQNRIFELVTDMLSFSRDRIPQLQVANLNAVCAEVSELASLRAGESETEFMFKPDTDIPPAAFDPEAIHRAVLNTVNNAIDAVYQREQAAVILQTGYDADQDMMLVAVSDNGPGIPEDQRETVFNIFESSKGYGGTGIGLPVSLKIVREHGGQIRIDSESGSGTRFVLSWPRGRPDELKSPVK